A single region of the Solwaraspora sp. WMMD406 genome encodes:
- a CDS encoding ATP-binding protein — protein sequence MPIRWSSIHQQLGEPPCDLSYEIIQAARDQGVVETDSLDWKRTLPGKEPGELDKFATDVAAMANTGGGIIVYGVAEEHGTSRAKEIVGVDASDAAQRRLRQIANNRIDPIVAGVEMVPLTGDGKSVLVLSVPRSPDAPHMIGQRECFRVPYRDGSKNEWMRERNIEHAYRQRFDRQHDQTERLSAMTKDIADHLEGSGKAWLIGVARPSTPLPPLVKPLARGQVRELLEAVLRYANQLVPQDRFGRELLIRSLADAALNPRTGLRRWIISPLADYGPEPRAAYLLVELHRDGSLAYAVDSGGWAPDQPETPCQIYAPFVENFAVDLVALLSVYGRQMGGQAPMDFRIDLWKADPSALVTPVDNLRASGIVSSHLERPAGARDVRRFHPFYGEIPIEGDSSDLLDAARTIASDILHQFGISRHAVLPLA from the coding sequence GTGCCTATCCGCTGGAGTTCCATCCATCAGCAGCTCGGGGAGCCTCCGTGCGACCTCAGCTACGAGATCATTCAGGCTGCCCGGGACCAGGGCGTCGTAGAGACCGACAGCTTGGACTGGAAGCGGACCCTCCCGGGCAAGGAACCCGGTGAACTGGACAAGTTCGCCACGGACGTTGCCGCCATGGCCAACACGGGAGGCGGGATCATCGTCTACGGCGTGGCCGAGGAGCATGGCACTAGCCGAGCGAAGGAGATCGTAGGGGTCGACGCATCCGATGCTGCCCAGCGGCGGCTGCGGCAGATCGCTAACAACCGCATCGATCCGATCGTGGCGGGTGTGGAGATGGTGCCGCTGACCGGTGACGGCAAGTCTGTGCTGGTGCTGTCGGTGCCACGCAGCCCTGACGCACCTCACATGATCGGTCAACGGGAGTGCTTTCGCGTGCCCTACCGGGATGGGTCCAAGAACGAGTGGATGCGGGAGCGGAACATCGAGCACGCCTACCGTCAGCGCTTCGACCGGCAGCACGACCAGACGGAACGATTGTCGGCCATGACCAAGGACATCGCCGACCACTTGGAAGGCAGCGGCAAGGCCTGGCTCATCGGGGTCGCGCGGCCCAGCACGCCTCTACCGCCCCTGGTCAAGCCGCTCGCACGCGGGCAGGTACGAGAACTGCTGGAGGCGGTGTTGCGGTACGCCAACCAGCTCGTGCCGCAAGACAGGTTCGGCCGAGAACTGCTCATCCGGTCGCTCGCCGACGCGGCGCTCAATCCGAGGACGGGGCTAAGGCGATGGATCATCAGCCCACTGGCTGACTACGGCCCAGAGCCACGCGCCGCATACCTGCTCGTGGAGCTGCATCGAGACGGGTCGCTGGCGTATGCGGTCGATAGTGGAGGTTGGGCACCCGACCAGCCGGAGACGCCATGCCAGATCTATGCACCCTTCGTCGAGAATTTCGCTGTCGACCTCGTGGCCCTGCTGAGCGTGTACGGAAGACAGATGGGCGGGCAGGCACCCATGGACTTTCGGATAGACCTGTGGAAAGCGGATCCGTCCGCGTTAGTGACCCCTGTGGACAATTTACGAGCAAGCGGAATTGTCTCCTCGCACCTAGAAAGGCCGGCAGGAGCCCGGGACGTGCGTCGTTTCCACCCATTCTACGGCGAAATACCAATCGAAGGCGACAGCTCAGACTTGCTAGACGCGGCCCGCACAATTGCATCTGACATTCTGCACCAGTTTGGCATTAGCCGTCACGCGGTACTCCCTCTGGCTTGA
- a CDS encoding 5'-3' exonuclease H3TH domain-containing protein: MGGRPMQPTLPIPADAATAVPPLLLVDGHNLLWGATFGFPAPIYSRDKTRLLTGLFAFFALLRVAIRNEIPGGNPEVIVVWDGEHGSQARQQEHDGYKASRPTDDDALLPLRFLPDVKRGLDSCGIGWIELEHAEADDVIATLVHTTPTPRPVIVMSRDRDYYQLVTDRVHVLNTRFRAGHRLVTPDEVYARHQVTPDQWSDFRALAGDPADEIPGVHGIGAKTAARLLDGGLHLEDLPTSGRLATGRGRTVAEQYDLALKWRDLIRLTTTLDLPHHPTGTPSPALPRPADIVEELRLW, translated from the coding sequence ATGGGCGGTCGCCCCATGCAGCCAACGCTCCCGATCCCCGCCGACGCCGCAACTGCTGTGCCGCCGCTGCTGCTCGTCGACGGACACAACCTCCTGTGGGGAGCCACCTTCGGTTTCCCCGCGCCGATCTACTCCCGCGACAAGACTCGCCTGCTCACCGGACTGTTCGCCTTCTTCGCCCTCCTACGGGTCGCGATCCGCAACGAGATCCCCGGCGGCAACCCCGAAGTCATCGTCGTCTGGGACGGCGAACACGGCTCGCAGGCACGCCAGCAGGAACACGACGGGTACAAGGCAAGCCGGCCCACCGACGACGACGCCCTCCTACCGCTGCGGTTCCTGCCCGACGTCAAGCGGGGCCTCGACAGCTGCGGCATCGGCTGGATCGAACTCGAACACGCCGAAGCCGACGACGTCATCGCCACCCTCGTCCACACCACCCCCACACCGCGACCCGTGATCGTCATGTCCCGCGACCGGGACTACTACCAACTCGTCACCGACCGCGTACACGTCCTCAACACCCGCTTCCGCGCCGGCCACCGGCTCGTCACCCCCGACGAGGTGTACGCCCGCCACCAGGTCACCCCCGACCAGTGGAGCGACTTCCGAGCCCTGGCAGGCGACCCCGCCGACGAGATACCTGGCGTCCACGGCATCGGTGCCAAGACAGCCGCACGACTCCTCGACGGCGGGCTTCATCTGGAAGACCTCCCCACCTCCGGCCGGCTCGCCACCGGCCGCGGCCGAACCGTCGCCGAGCAGTACGACCTCGCCCTCAAATGGCGCGACCTCATCCGGCTCACCACCACCCTCGACCTGCCCCACCACCCGACCGGCACCCCCAGCCCCGCACTCCCCCGACCAGCCGACATCGTTGAGGAACTCCGACTGTGGTAG
- a CDS encoding radical SAM protein translates to MTSRVYGVDGHLAHDPATGLTHHAPHPLPAGRWSGDSAEVNRWPVVAPDQHARSQPVSICWSPIVRCNLHCSHCLDDTSVRELGPADRRRIAQILASSDILGVDISGGEPLLLKDLPDLVRTVTAGGRAAVSITTNGTHLQRRVPHLAGVVDAIRVSLDGATEATHDRLRGIGSFTHAVAGIRAAVQAGVSVQIQTVLMAANQPETQRMVDLADDLGVNGLTLLQMLPIGAGLYQQNQMLTDVAALDLMGRLHIPDTLRVRLRTRELAGGFTVVRADGRIWRNDQRGLTIAGLEPLNTPADLTLTAKDGSA, encoded by the coding sequence GTGACCTCTCGTGTTTATGGCGTCGACGGGCACCTCGCCCACGACCCGGCGACCGGACTGACCCACCACGCCCCACACCCGCTACCCGCCGGCAGATGGAGCGGAGACTCGGCTGAGGTCAACCGCTGGCCGGTCGTCGCTCCCGACCAGCACGCCCGGTCCCAACCGGTCAGTATCTGCTGGTCGCCGATCGTCCGCTGCAACCTGCACTGCTCGCACTGTCTCGACGACACCAGCGTCCGCGAGCTCGGACCCGCCGACCGCCGCCGTATCGCCCAGATCCTCGCCAGCAGCGACATCCTCGGCGTGGACATCAGCGGCGGCGAGCCGCTGCTCCTCAAGGACCTACCTGACCTGGTCCGCACCGTCACCGCAGGCGGACGCGCCGCAGTGTCGATCACCACCAACGGCACCCACCTGCAGCGCCGCGTCCCGCACCTCGCTGGCGTCGTCGATGCCATCCGGGTCTCCCTCGACGGAGCGACCGAGGCCACCCACGACCGGCTACGCGGCATCGGCAGCTTCACCCACGCCGTCGCCGGGATCCGCGCCGCCGTTCAGGCCGGCGTCTCCGTCCAGATCCAGACCGTGCTGATGGCTGCCAACCAGCCGGAGACCCAACGGATGGTCGACCTTGCCGATGACCTCGGGGTCAACGGCCTGACCCTGCTCCAGATGCTGCCCATCGGCGCTGGCCTGTACCAACAGAACCAGATGCTCACCGACGTCGCCGCGCTCGACCTCATGGGCCGCCTGCACATCCCGGACACCCTGCGCGTACGGCTGCGCACCCGCGAACTCGCGGGCGGATTCACCGTCGTCCGCGCCGACGGACGCATCTGGCGCAACGACCAGCGCGGTCTGACCATCGCCGGCCTGGAGCCGCTGAACACGCCCGCTGACCTCACCCTCACCGCGAAGGACGGATCCGCATGA
- a CDS encoding glycosyltransferase family 2 protein, whose translation MPALAQMLTASDNDHAAVTAAFTARTGLGWHDPTPAAMAAGTVLSVVIPAHNNAYSLPVVLDALAKQDTSGTVQVIVIDDASTDDTPAIIRLHPAVDTAYRLPAQVGAAAARNLGTHLADADTVVYLDADMVLTAHALADIAVRAHPNLVQVGFRHNIGYQPGRYLRAEVPAGEPDLHADHRVRWTPPVGKPMFYTGDVYHQPMDLRPLDDTHDFVDLGHGARYFDWDLPRMVVTALVAAPRAAVAHVGGFDPGWTAAGWGAEDTHLGATLIAAGCKITPLRQLRAWHIDAPDAAIQWRAKLASTPARIAYYRHLLGEPAPAQREADLASRAQALLAHAEVLR comes from the coding sequence ATGCCGGCCCTGGCCCAGATGCTGACAGCCAGCGACAACGACCACGCCGCAGTGACCGCCGCGTTCACCGCCCGTACCGGCCTGGGCTGGCACGACCCGACACCAGCGGCGATGGCGGCGGGGACCGTCCTGTCGGTGGTGATCCCCGCACACAACAACGCCTACAGCCTGCCCGTCGTGCTCGACGCACTAGCGAAGCAGGACACCTCCGGAACGGTCCAGGTCATCGTGATCGACGACGCCTCCACCGACGACACCCCGGCCATCATCCGACTGCACCCCGCCGTCGACACCGCCTACCGGCTGCCCGCACAGGTAGGTGCCGCCGCCGCCCGTAACCTCGGCACCCACCTCGCCGACGCCGACACCGTCGTCTACCTCGACGCCGACATGGTGTTGACCGCCCACGCCCTCGCCGACATCGCCGTACGAGCCCACCCCAACCTCGTTCAGGTCGGATTTCGGCACAACATCGGCTACCAGCCCGGCCGCTACCTGCGAGCCGAGGTCCCCGCCGGGGAACCGGACCTGCACGCTGACCACCGCGTCCGCTGGACCCCACCGGTCGGCAAACCCATGTTCTACACCGGCGACGTCTATCACCAGCCGATGGACCTGCGCCCGCTCGACGACACCCACGACTTCGTCGATCTCGGCCACGGCGCCCGCTACTTCGACTGGGACCTGCCGAGGATGGTCGTCACCGCCCTGGTCGCCGCGCCCCGCGCAGCCGTCGCCCACGTCGGCGGGTTCGACCCCGGATGGACCGCCGCCGGCTGGGGAGCCGAGGACACTCACCTCGGCGCGACGCTGATCGCCGCCGGCTGCAAGATCACACCCCTGCGTCAGCTCCGCGCCTGGCACATCGACGCGCCCGACGCCGCAATCCAGTGGCGCGCGAAGCTGGCCAGCACGCCAGCGCGCATCGCCTACTACCGGCATCTTCTCGGCGAGCCCGCCCCCGCCCAGCGGGAAGCCGACCTCGCCTCGCGGGCGCAGGCCCTGCTCGCGCACGCGGAGGTACTGCGGTGA
- a CDS encoding glycosyltransferase family 4 protein produces MTTVAFILASWRPDAPAGMERAVAGTVTGLTASGHRAVIITADRTAPPSYAAAPVVTLDSLHIPHPCDDDSLRDAITAAETAIRAELASAFAAHQVEIAVYVDSLWGLGRVMPTTDTPRRVLGMHVVGHHTDLATALPRAHTVIAPSDTGLRRAAAHGYDSSRWRVVPNPLLTNQPPASESLRRLLRREGPIRVVARLGPEKGVTQLLALASDRPSGYTVEIALAAAGFENSTGGQSQLLGEARRLAAGAGVQLRAGLRWAQVPAWLATASVCIVPSLAETFGLVALEAMSVGTPVIALDVDHLPTLIGDGGVIVEQASGHAGLWRAADQLLHDPVRYERISRVGYYRARDYRPAHIAGQLLKVVS; encoded by the coding sequence ATGACCACCGTCGCCTTCATCCTCGCCTCCTGGCGACCGGACGCCCCCGCCGGAATGGAACGCGCCGTAGCCGGCACCGTCACCGGCCTTACCGCCAGCGGCCACCGTGCCGTCATCATCACCGCCGACCGCACCGCGCCACCCAGCTACGCCGCCGCACCCGTCGTCACCCTCGACAGCCTGCACATTCCGCACCCCTGCGACGACGACAGCCTGCGCGACGCCATCACCGCCGCCGAAACGGCGATCCGCGCCGAGCTGGCCAGCGCGTTCGCCGCGCACCAGGTCGAGATCGCCGTGTACGTCGACAGCCTCTGGGGACTCGGCCGGGTCATGCCCACCACCGACACCCCCCGCCGAGTCCTCGGCATGCACGTCGTCGGCCACCACACCGACCTAGCCACCGCCCTGCCCCGAGCCCACACCGTCATCGCCCCATCCGACACCGGCCTGCGCCGCGCCGCCGCTCACGGCTACGACAGCTCCCGCTGGCGAGTCGTCCCGAACCCCCTGCTCACCAATCAGCCGCCAGCATCGGAATCCCTCCGCCGTCTACTACGCCGGGAAGGTCCGATCCGCGTCGTCGCGCGCCTGGGCCCGGAGAAGGGCGTCACGCAGCTGCTCGCTCTTGCGAGCGATCGCCCGTCCGGATACACCGTCGAGATCGCCCTGGCCGCGGCCGGGTTCGAGAACTCCACCGGGGGCCAATCTCAGCTACTTGGTGAAGCGCGGCGTCTCGCCGCCGGAGCCGGAGTGCAGCTCCGGGCAGGTCTGCGATGGGCACAGGTGCCCGCCTGGCTCGCCACCGCCAGCGTCTGCATCGTCCCTTCCCTGGCCGAGACGTTCGGCCTGGTCGCCCTCGAAGCAATGTCCGTCGGCACCCCCGTCATCGCCCTCGACGTCGACCACCTCCCGACGCTCATCGGCGACGGCGGCGTCATCGTCGAGCAGGCCAGCGGCCACGCCGGGCTGTGGCGCGCCGCCGACCAGCTCCTGCACGACCCGGTACGCTACGAACGCATCTCCAGGGTCGGCTACTACCGCGCGCGGGACTATCGACCCGCCCACATCGCTGGCCAACTCCTGAAGGTGGTGAGCTGA
- a CDS encoding reverse transcriptase domain-containing protein, translating to MSYLVDPVHLVAAARACMRRASAPGVDGMTWAAYRVGLRDRLAELAERLRGGSWQPAPLRPVWIPSYTGKTFPAAIPTVEDRIVHRAMRDALTPIMEARVLADWVSGYRAGRNRITSVRQADQHQRAGRRWVADVDVAGASQGGTVDELVGWLAVHVKDGAFLARFRRALDALPTPMMPGSGLWPVVFHLRLAQADAQLDGLSVVRFADNYTALAPDRQGAAIAYERITCALAAVGLAPNARKSRIRPPHLAHPEDLFLIDG from the coding sequence ATGTCGTACCTCGTCGATCCGGTCCATCTGGTCGCGGCGGCCCGCGCCTGCATGCGGCGGGCGTCGGCACCCGGTGTCGACGGGATGACCTGGGCGGCGTACCGGGTGGGTCTACGGGACCGGCTCGCGGAGCTCGCGGAGCGTCTCCGTGGCGGCTCCTGGCAGCCGGCTCCGCTGCGGCCGGTGTGGATCCCGAGCTACACCGGCAAGACCTTCCCGGCCGCGATCCCGACAGTGGAGGACCGGATCGTGCACCGGGCGATGCGCGACGCCCTCACTCCGATCATGGAGGCGAGGGTGCTCGCCGACTGGGTGTCGGGCTACCGCGCCGGCCGTAACCGGATCACCTCGGTACGGCAGGCCGACCAGCACCAGCGTGCGGGAAGGCGCTGGGTCGCGGACGTCGACGTTGCCGGCGCGTCACAGGGCGGCACCGTCGACGAGCTGGTCGGCTGGCTCGCCGTACACGTGAAAGACGGTGCGTTCCTGGCACGGTTCCGCCGCGCCCTGGATGCCCTGCCCACCCCGATGATGCCCGGCAGCGGCCTGTGGCCGGTCGTGTTCCACCTGCGTCTGGCGCAGGCAGACGCGCAGCTCGACGGGCTGTCAGTGGTGCGCTTCGCGGACAACTACACCGCGCTCGCACCTGACCGCCAAGGTGCGGCCATCGCGTACGAGCGGATCACCTGCGCGCTCGCGGCGGTAGGGCTCGCCCCGAACGCGCGCAAGAGCCGAATCCGGCCACCGCACCTGGCGCATCCCGAAGACCTGTTCCTGATCGACGGATAA
- a CDS encoding 6-carboxytetrahydropterin synthase produces the protein MFTIRKSFRFEAAHRISGLPVDHKCGRLHGHSYTVEVVVSSPDLVPPGFVVDFADLAPLGEYLAATFDHRDLTEVLDVAPTSENLAWFLYEWCQENLSLPVTVQLRAVRVGETASTYAEYAPADGRS, from the coding sequence GTGTTCACGATCAGGAAGTCGTTCCGCTTTGAGGCGGCGCATCGGATCTCCGGTCTCCCCGTCGATCACAAGTGCGGGCGGCTGCACGGGCACAGCTACACCGTCGAGGTCGTTGTCAGCAGCCCCGACCTCGTGCCGCCGGGGTTCGTGGTGGACTTCGCCGACCTGGCGCCGCTCGGTGAGTACCTGGCCGCGACGTTCGACCATCGGGACCTGACGGAGGTGCTCGACGTCGCGCCGACGAGCGAGAACCTGGCGTGGTTCCTCTACGAGTGGTGTCAGGAGAACCTGTCCCTGCCCGTGACGGTCCAGCTGAGGGCCGTCCGCGTCGGTGAGACCGCGTCGACATATGCGGAGTACGCCCCGGCGGATGGTCGGTCATGA
- a CDS encoding 7-carboxy-7-deazaguanine synthase QueE yields MSASAGGLLVSEMFATVQGEGPSCGQQALFVRLSRCNLSCPLCDTPYTWDWSRFDPAREATRRSTDEVLRWVLDQPARLVVVTGGEPLLQQAELVPLLAELAAAGRRVEVETNGTVVPDPAVANLVDWNVSPKLASFSAPRDQLRRTVGEALEAFARTGRARFKFVASGPADLDEIAGLQQRFGLDPVWVMPEGTAADQVLTGLRGLADEVVRRGWNLTSRLHVLAWGDVRGR; encoded by the coding sequence ATGAGCGCGTCGGCCGGCGGGCTGCTGGTGTCAGAGATGTTCGCGACGGTGCAGGGCGAAGGGCCGAGCTGCGGCCAGCAGGCGTTGTTCGTCCGGCTGTCGCGGTGCAACCTGTCCTGCCCGTTGTGCGACACCCCGTACACCTGGGATTGGAGCCGGTTCGACCCGGCGCGTGAAGCGACCCGGCGTTCGACGGACGAGGTGCTGCGGTGGGTGCTGGACCAGCCGGCCCGGCTGGTGGTGGTCACCGGCGGTGAGCCGCTGCTTCAGCAGGCCGAGCTGGTGCCGCTGCTCGCCGAGCTGGCTGCTGCCGGCCGGCGGGTGGAGGTGGAGACCAACGGCACGGTGGTGCCCGATCCGGCGGTGGCGAATCTGGTCGACTGGAACGTCTCGCCGAAGCTGGCGAGCTTCAGCGCCCCGCGTGACCAGCTGCGCCGGACAGTCGGCGAGGCGTTGGAAGCGTTCGCGCGCACCGGCCGGGCGCGGTTCAAGTTCGTCGCGTCCGGCCCGGCGGACCTTGACGAGATCGCCGGCCTGCAGCAGCGGTTCGGACTGGACCCGGTCTGGGTGATGCCGGAAGGCACCGCAGCGGATCAGGTGCTGACCGGGTTGCGGGGCCTGGCCGACGAGGTGGTGCGGCGGGGATGGAACCTGACGTCGCGGCTGCACGTGTTGGCGTGGGGTGACGTCCGTGGCCGGTGA
- a CDS encoding PIG-L family deacetylase — translation MVATPSGGILTVMAHPDDAELWAGGTLAVHAATGVPVTIAVPGLNPTRRREAVAGARILGATPQLLDAITVDTVRELLVGVQPEVVITHNPDDIHPDHQHAAQTLLTALPDVVISTGRPHAVYTCDSYHNLDRHGHALHLPTIIDITSAWQTKTTALAVHQSQPITEHFGPMAETLARLHGGRAGVRYGEAFAPVPVLGRLPTTPLALAAH, via the coding sequence GTGGTAGCCACCCCCTCCGGCGGAATCCTCACCGTCATGGCCCACCCCGACGACGCCGAACTCTGGGCCGGCGGAACCCTCGCCGTACACGCCGCCACCGGCGTACCCGTCACCATCGCGGTGCCCGGCCTCAATCCAACACGACGTCGGGAAGCCGTCGCCGGTGCCCGAATCCTCGGCGCGACACCGCAGCTACTGGACGCCATCACCGTCGACACGGTGCGGGAACTTCTCGTCGGCGTTCAGCCCGAGGTCGTCATCACCCACAACCCCGACGACATCCACCCAGACCACCAACACGCTGCGCAGACGCTGCTCACCGCGCTACCCGACGTCGTCATCAGCACCGGCAGACCCCACGCCGTCTACACCTGCGACAGCTACCACAACCTCGACCGCCACGGACACGCACTCCACCTGCCCACCATCATCGACATCACCTCGGCCTGGCAGACCAAGACCACCGCGCTCGCAGTACACCAGTCCCAGCCCATCACCGAACACTTCGGCCCCATGGCCGAGACCCTGGCCCGCCTCCACGGCGGACGCGCCGGCGTCCGATACGGCGAAGCCTTCGCCCCCGTACCCGTCCTCGGCAGGCTCCCCACCACCCCACTCGCCCTAGCAGCGCATTAG
- a CDS encoding DUF6884 domain-containing protein has product MNYKLALPVSDGLVLVGCSKEKSATRRALAAFDLYGGGCIPPMRDRLGYRPHRDRVRFLSAEHGLVHANTPLHTYDRPLDPHRAVELRPQVSAALTAEFAATGVPDEILVVAEPLYLVLLADLLAHPTRPRIHWIPDHASGWPDATRVLDTWGW; this is encoded by the coding sequence ATGAATTACAAACTCGCGCTGCCGGTCAGCGACGGACTTGTCCTCGTCGGCTGCTCGAAAGAGAAGTCAGCAACGCGCCGCGCGCTGGCCGCGTTCGACCTCTACGGCGGCGGCTGTATCCCACCGATGCGCGATCGGCTCGGCTATCGGCCACACCGCGACCGGGTCCGCTTCCTCAGCGCCGAACACGGACTCGTGCACGCCAACACCCCCTTGCACACCTACGACCGGCCGCTCGATCCGCACCGCGCCGTCGAGCTGCGGCCCCAGGTGTCGGCGGCACTGACCGCCGAGTTCGCCGCCACCGGCGTACCGGACGAGATCCTCGTCGTCGCCGAACCGCTGTACCTGGTCCTACTCGCCGACCTGCTCGCCCACCCGACACGTCCCCGCATCCACTGGATTCCCGACCACGCGTCCGGGTGGCCCGACGCCACCCGTGTCCTCGACACCTGGGGATGGTGA
- a CDS encoding SUMF1/EgtB/PvdO family nonheme iron enzyme — MHSTDTTRSANADAGAGRASPLRWLPVPGGSGRFGDAARERTVIDLLVAATPLTYRHLNRPDETPDPDLPVVEVDHAQAVRLATLVGGRLPTSTEWEWIAGGRQRRTWPWGDHSWRPDLARLRGTEVEHTRCGPAGAHPAGATPEGLLDLAGNCWEWTSTATMGRGYVIRGGSYASPPLYARCTFLNAVHAECRSAGIGVRPVRPA, encoded by the coding sequence ATGCACAGCACCGATACGACACGTTCCGCCAACGCGGACGCTGGGGCTGGGCGGGCGTCACCGCTGCGGTGGCTACCCGTTCCCGGCGGCAGCGGCCGGTTCGGGGACGCAGCCCGGGAACGTACGGTGATCGACCTCCTCGTGGCGGCCACACCGTTGACGTACCGGCACCTGAACCGCCCCGACGAGACGCCGGACCCGGACCTGCCGGTCGTCGAGGTCGACCACGCCCAGGCCGTCCGGCTCGCCACCCTGGTGGGCGGACGGCTGCCCACATCGACGGAGTGGGAATGGATCGCCGGCGGCCGGCAACGACGGACCTGGCCGTGGGGCGACCACTCCTGGCGGCCGGACCTCGCCCGACTCCGCGGCACGGAGGTCGAACACACCCGGTGCGGACCGGCCGGCGCCCACCCGGCCGGTGCGACCCCGGAAGGCCTGCTCGACCTGGCCGGCAACTGCTGGGAGTGGACGTCCACAGCAACCATGGGACGCGGGTACGTGATCAGAGGCGGCTCCTACGCCTCGCCCCCGTTGTACGCCCGCTGCACCTTCCTCAACGCTGTGCACGCCGAGTGCCGCAGTGCGGGAATCGGCGTACGCCCGGTGAGGCCAGCATGA
- the queC gene encoding 7-cyano-7-deazaguanine synthase QueC: MGHGPSKANAGSPRKVVLVLSGGLDSTVLAHRLRAEGCDLTMLSFNYGQSHRRELEFAYRSAASLGGAHRVIQLGAITELLAGSSLTDPAVATPDGHYSDSSMRATVVPNRNAILLDVAVAHAVAVGASAVAFGAHAGDHPIYPDCRPSFVAAYEQMVRVANEGFIDPDFAVLAPFIDASKSKIVAEGARLGVPFEDTWSCYRGGARHCGRCGTCVERREAFFVADVADPTEYEVP; this comes from the coding sequence ATGGGACACGGACCTAGCAAGGCGAACGCGGGATCGCCCAGGAAAGTGGTACTGGTGCTGTCCGGCGGGTTGGACAGCACCGTGCTCGCCCATCGCCTGCGGGCCGAGGGTTGCGACCTGACGATGCTGTCGTTCAACTATGGGCAGTCGCATCGCCGGGAGCTGGAGTTCGCATACCGGAGCGCCGCAAGCCTCGGCGGTGCCCACCGGGTCATTCAGCTCGGCGCGATCACGGAGCTGCTCGCCGGGTCGTCGCTGACCGACCCGGCGGTGGCGACGCCCGACGGGCACTACTCCGACTCCTCGATGAGGGCGACGGTCGTGCCGAACCGCAACGCGATCCTGCTCGACGTGGCGGTGGCACACGCGGTTGCCGTCGGAGCCAGCGCTGTGGCGTTCGGCGCTCACGCTGGCGACCATCCGATCTACCCGGACTGCCGGCCAAGCTTCGTCGCCGCCTACGAGCAGATGGTACGGGTGGCGAACGAGGGATTCATTGATCCGGACTTCGCGGTTCTCGCCCCGTTCATCGACGCAAGCAAATCGAAGATCGTTGCCGAAGGTGCCCGGCTGGGTGTGCCGTTCGAGGACACCTGGTCGTGCTACCGGGGCGGCGCACGGCATTGCGGCAGGTGCGGGACCTGCGTCGAGCGCCGCGAGGCCTTCTTCGTCGCCGACGTGGCGGACCCGACCGAGTACGAGGTGCCGTAG
- a CDS encoding phosphoribosyltransferase translates to MTSRTARRTFTHRRVLRLTADAYEQAVNLLAREVTNRIGTIEAVIGIANGGVPLSHSLAACLDARVLRVDARHNPTDTIYTQATGHVTLDLRPLTTVLGDTRLRGNVLLVDDICGTGATIDTLYPRLLPYLWAGSVVHTAVLCLNTGADYNPHLWIWDTDDWVHFPWEAPLPTATPVEDLAVPDTAQHR, encoded by the coding sequence ATGACCAGCCGCACCGCCCGGCGGACCTTCACCCACCGCCGCGTCCTACGGCTCACCGCCGACGCCTACGAGCAGGCAGTCAACCTCCTCGCCCGCGAGGTGACCAACCGGATCGGAACCATCGAAGCCGTGATCGGCATCGCTAACGGCGGCGTACCCCTGTCCCACAGCCTCGCCGCCTGCCTCGACGCCCGGGTCCTGCGAGTCGACGCCCGACACAACCCCACCGACACGATCTACACCCAGGCCACCGGCCACGTCACCCTCGACCTGCGGCCACTCACCACCGTGCTGGGCGACACCCGCCTGCGCGGCAACGTCCTGCTCGTCGACGACATCTGCGGCACCGGCGCGACCATCGACACGCTCTACCCGAGACTGCTCCCATACCTCTGGGCGGGATCGGTCGTCCACACCGCCGTCCTGTGCCTCAACACCGGGGCCGACTACAACCCCCACCTGTGGATCTGGGACACCGACGACTGGGTGCACTTCCCCTGGGAAGCGCCCCTCCCTACCGCCACGCCCGTCGAAGACCTCGCCGTCCCCGACACCGCGCAACACCGATGA